A window of the Deinococcus gobiensis I-0 genome harbors these coding sequences:
- a CDS encoding phosphoribosylanthranilate isomerase, with protein MTPKIKVCGTTSVADAALAAQAGADALGFIFAPVSKRLVSAQVAREAGLAAGPTVARVGVFMNQGLGEVLRTAEAARVSAVQLHGPLAGLYVKQIAAYYPVLRVVRPEELAGAAREWDGVPGVTLMLDAPEPGGGVPLDWAALRADFPAGAWLAGGLGPANVAQAIRELSPGAVDAVSRLELSPGRKDPAAVRAFVAAARGELSTVKRPDVDNSAACAD; from the coding sequence ATGACCCCGAAGATCAAGGTGTGCGGCACGACCAGCGTCGCCGACGCGGCGCTCGCGGCGCAGGCCGGAGCCGACGCGCTGGGCTTCATCTTCGCGCCGGTCAGCAAACGGCTGGTGTCGGCGCAGGTCGCGCGCGAGGCCGGGCTCGCCGCCGGACCGACCGTCGCGCGCGTGGGCGTGTTCATGAATCAGGGGCTCGGCGAGGTGCTGCGGACCGCCGAGGCCGCCCGCGTTTCGGCGGTGCAGCTGCACGGACCTTTAGCTGGGCTTTACGTGAAGCAGATCGCGGCGTATTATCCCGTCTTGCGCGTCGTGCGTCCGGAGGAGCTGGCCGGGGCGGCCCGCGAGTGGGACGGCGTGCCCGGCGTCACCCTGATGCTCGACGCCCCGGAGCCGGGCGGGGGCGTACCGCTGGACTGGGCGGCCCTGCGCGCCGACTTTCCGGCGGGGGCGTGGCTGGCCGGGGGCCTGGGACCGGCCAATGTGGCCCAGGCCATCCGCGAGCTCAGCCCGGGGGCGGTGGACGCCGTCAGCCGCCTGGAGCTGTCTCCCGGCCGCAAGGATCCGGCCGCCGTGAGGGCCTTCGTGGCGGCCGCGCGAGGCGAGTTATCCACAGTGAAACGGCCGGATGTGGATAACTCGGCGGCCTGCGCCGACTGA
- a CDS encoding tetratricopeptide repeat protein yields the protein MTRIALLTLSLFAAPLAQAQTAPAPSTPAQSAPEAPTYASAADAATQARDLAARARQAYPRGSATIDQPLWKQAAAAAEAAVKAEPRNAGYLRLRAEIYTEVGFWRQAQLGWEAYFQVNPKAGAEEKRAAATALYNLGYAAYTRNQPSPASALFRQCLTLDPQNVLCASWAARTALEGGQYTQAQELYAQALRGAPNDKSLAYFAGLAQKAGTYGPAATRAFSRAYADLDAGRKPQALAGFQEAARSAPNFIEAQREAGRLALELGDADAAVNAYQGAAGLPGASAADRYNLALAQEGQQFGLGAVQTFRAAYARYAAGDKAGAETGFAQATAQNANYAKAWAWLGRVRYEVQNYAGAAEAYGNAARLDPNDKTSAYYLRLAQQGK from the coding sequence ATGACCCGCATCGCCCTGCTGACCCTTTCACTGTTCGCCGCCCCGCTGGCCCAGGCCCAGACGGCTCCGGCGCCGTCCACGCCCGCCCAGAGCGCCCCCGAGGCCCCCACCTACGCCTCGGCGGCCGACGCGGCCACGCAGGCCCGGGACCTCGCCGCCCGCGCCCGGCAGGCCTACCCCCGGGGCAGCGCCACCATCGATCAACCGCTGTGGAAACAGGCCGCCGCCGCCGCCGAGGCCGCCGTGAAGGCCGAGCCGCGCAACGCCGGCTACCTGCGCCTGCGCGCCGAGATCTACACTGAGGTAGGCTTCTGGCGTCAGGCGCAGCTCGGGTGGGAGGCCTATTTTCAGGTGAATCCGAAGGCCGGAGCCGAGGAGAAACGCGCCGCCGCCACCGCCCTGTACAACCTCGGGTACGCGGCCTACACGCGCAACCAGCCCTCGCCGGCCTCGGCCCTGTTCCGGCAGTGCCTGACGCTGGACCCCCAGAACGTGCTGTGCGCGAGTTGGGCGGCGCGTACGGCCCTGGAAGGCGGACAGTACACCCAGGCGCAGGAGCTGTACGCCCAGGCGCTGCGCGGCGCGCCGAACGACAAGTCACTGGCCTACTTTGCCGGGCTGGCCCAGAAGGCGGGCACCTACGGCCCCGCCGCCACGCGGGCTTTCAGCCGCGCGTATGCCGACCTGGACGCAGGCCGCAAGCCCCAGGCCCTGGCAGGCTTTCAGGAGGCGGCGCGCTCGGCCCCCAACTTCATCGAGGCGCAGCGCGAGGCCGGGCGGCTGGCTCTGGAGCTGGGTGACGCGGACGCGGCCGTGAACGCCTACCAGGGCGCGGCCGGGCTGCCGGGGGCCAGCGCTGCCGACCGCTACAACCTCGCGCTGGCGCAGGAAGGCCAGCAGTTCGGGCTGGGGGCCGTGCAGACCTTCCGCGCGGCCTATGCCAGATACGCGGCGGGCGACAAGGCCGGGGCCGAAACCGGCTTCGCGCAGGCGACAGCCCAGAACGCGAACTACGCCAAGGCCTGGGCCTGGCTGGGCCGCGTGCGCTACGAGGTCCAGAACTACGCCGGGGCAGCCGAAGCCTACGGCAACGCCGCGCGCCTGGACCCGAACGACAAGACGAGCGCGTATTACCTGCGCCTGGCCCAGCAGGGCAAGTAA
- a CDS encoding transcriptional regulator — MRALAWAALPLALAAGGRAGAAPADDLLAALRQSRTQAARGAVDITVNFPPRAQPTRTAAQLPTVPLRPGLLTRNFAVTRVGGEAVAGRPVARFDLVPKTGPAARWSLWVDLAWNIPLAYEERDADGGLSRRAAFRTVEAAPRRVSRPAPGAAPAGLRAAVLSALPGLRLPPGFVPVAAQARAQGGAEVTLSDGVNVLALVTAARAVAPAPGVASRRLGTRAVWLVGNLPQSALAAALAGVRGVDEAALGTFLPLAASNP; from the coding sequence GTGAGGGCACTCGCCTGGGCCGCGCTGCCCCTGGCCCTCGCTGCGGGGGGCCGGGCCGGGGCCGCCCCCGCCGACGACCTGCTCGCGGCGCTGCGGCAGTCGCGCACGCAGGCGGCGCGCGGCGCGGTGGACATCACCGTGAACTTTCCGCCGCGCGCGCAGCCCACCCGCACGGCCGCCCAGCTTCCCACCGTGCCCCTGCGCCCCGGCCTGCTGACCCGCAACTTCGCGGTGACGCGGGTGGGCGGCGAGGCGGTGGCCGGGCGGCCTGTGGCCCGTTTCGACCTCGTGCCCAAGACCGGGCCGGCGGCGCGCTGGTCGCTGTGGGTGGACCTCGCCTGGAATATCCCGCTGGCCTACGAGGAGCGGGACGCGGACGGCGGTCTGTCGCGCCGCGCCGCCTTCCGGACGGTCGAGGCGGCGCCCCGGCGGGTCTCGCGGCCCGCGCCCGGGGCCGCTCCGGCGGGTCTGCGCGCGGCGGTCCTCTCGGCGCTGCCCGGGCTGCGGCTGCCGCCGGGGTTCGTGCCCGTCGCGGCGCAGGCCCGCGCGCAGGGCGGCGCAGAGGTCACCCTCAGCGACGGGGTGAACGTGCTGGCCCTGGTGACGGCCGCGCGCGCGGTCGCCCCGGCCCCCGGCGTGGCCTCGCGGCGCCTCGGCACGCGGGCGGTGTGGCTCGTCGGCAATCTGCCCCAAAGTGCGCTGGCGGCGGCCCTGGCCGGGGTGCGCGGGGTGGACGAGGCGGCCCTGGGAACTTTTCTGCCCCTCGCCGCCTCCAACCCCTGA
- a CDS encoding metal-dependent transcriptional regulator produces the protein MTPRSLSRSAEDYLKHLLRLGQDGKVSTQALADALEVAPASVTGMLKKLGEQGLVSHAPYQGARLTAEGERVALEVLRHHRLLELFLHRALGVPLDEVHEEAERLEHALSERLEARIAAWLGDPTHDPHGDPIPTLGGELPERAERRLSQLAPGDRATVARVPDTDAEQLRALMAADLTPGARLRVRAVDTALGTLTVEVAGHPLTLALGIAAQVQVHAAGDEQAAQ, from the coding sequence ATGACTCCGCGCTCCCTCTCGCGCTCGGCCGAGGACTACCTCAAGCACCTGCTGCGGCTCGGGCAGGACGGCAAGGTCAGCACCCAGGCGCTGGCCGACGCGCTGGAAGTCGCCCCGGCCAGCGTGACCGGCATGCTCAAGAAACTGGGCGAGCAGGGGCTGGTGTCGCACGCGCCGTACCAGGGCGCGCGCCTGACCGCCGAGGGCGAGCGGGTCGCGCTGGAGGTGCTGCGGCACCACCGCCTGCTGGAGCTGTTCCTGCACCGCGCGCTGGGCGTGCCGCTCGACGAGGTCCACGAGGAGGCCGAGCGCCTGGAACACGCACTGTCCGAGCGCCTGGAGGCCCGCATCGCCGCGTGGCTGGGCGACCCCACCCACGACCCGCACGGCGACCCGATTCCGACCCTGGGCGGCGAGCTGCCCGAACGCGCCGAACGCCGGCTCTCGCAGCTGGCCCCCGGCGACCGCGCGACCGTCGCCCGCGTGCCCGACACCGACGCCGAGCAGTTGCGCGCCCTGATGGCCGCCGACCTGACCCCCGGCGCGCGGCTGCGGGTACGCGCCGTGGACACGGCCCTGGGAACCCTGACGGTCGAGGTGGCGGGCCACCCCCTCACCCTGGCGCTGGGCATCGCCGCGCAGGTCCAGGTCCACGCGGCCGGGGACGAACAGGCCGCACAATAG
- a CDS encoding metalloenzyme domain protein — MSAAFAGLVWLALDGVGHPADAPPGSVWDQELPALRPLVDAGLALDTTLGVPGLPQSGTGQSCWLTGQDAVRYMGEHFGPHPGPTLQRLLRAAGLPGRLAQAGGRAALVNHYSPEYFAAQARRPRVGCFPYAFGAAGLPLNPPGLPLIPATLGLSYAEPWRPVRGLPELAHLGEALGRAAQDADLLVADLWFGDLLGHRGRVPTPPEVLTAGRAYLARVDALLGGLLHVGARVVLGSDHGNLENLNVKAHTLARVPFAGAGVDLRGAGDIVQAGQALAAELGLPPIPAA, encoded by the coding sequence ATGAGTGCTGCTTTCGCCGGGCTGGTCTGGCTGGCCCTGGACGGGGTGGGTCACCCGGCAGACGCGCCGCCGGGGTCGGTGTGGGACCAGGAATTGCCCGCCCTGCGCCCGCTGGTGGACGCCGGGCTGGCCCTCGACACGACCCTGGGCGTGCCGGGCCTGCCGCAGTCGGGCACCGGCCAGAGCTGCTGGCTGACCGGGCAGGACGCCGTGCGCTACATGGGCGAGCATTTCGGCCCCCACCCCGGCCCCACCCTGCAACGCCTGCTGCGCGCTGCGGGGCTGCCGGGGCGGCTGGCGCAGGCGGGCGGGCGCGCGGCCCTCGTCAACCACTACTCGCCCGAATATTTCGCGGCGCAGGCCCGGCGGCCACGCGTGGGCTGCTTTCCCTACGCCTTCGGGGCCGCCGGCCTGCCCCTGAACCCGCCCGGCCTGCCCCTGATCCCCGCGACCCTGGGCCTGAGCTACGCCGAGCCGTGGCGTCCGGTGCGCGGCCTGCCCGAACTGGCGCACCTGGGGGAGGCGCTGGGCCGCGCGGCGCAGGACGCCGACCTGCTCGTGGCCGACCTGTGGTTCGGGGACCTGCTGGGCCACCGGGGCCGTGTCCCCACGCCGCCGGAGGTCCTGACGGCGGGCCGAGCCTACCTCGCGCGGGTCGACGCGCTGCTTGGGGGCCTGCTGCATGTGGGCGCGCGGGTGGTGCTAGGCAGCGACCACGGCAATCTGGAGAACCTGAACGTCAAGGCGCATACCCTGGCGCGGGTGCCTTTCGCGGGGGCCGGGGTGGACCTGCGCGGGGCCGGCGACATCGTTCAGGCGGGACAGGCCCTGGCGGCGGAGTTGGGTTTACCCCCCATTCCAGCGGCCTAG
- a CDS encoding sigma-70 family RNA polymerase sigma factor — translation MTLSDPHDSLDDAELVRRAARDERAFEALVRRHAPAVHRLAASTVGPGAADDVVQEVFIAAHRGLKTFRGEAQFSTWLHRVTLNACAHALRRRTALPLDGLPEPAAPHSPARAGEQAQVRERLAQALATLSPEQREALTLREIAGLDYAEISAVTGAELGTVKSRIARGRAALRAWLTRAGVRADD, via the coding sequence GTGACCTTGAGTGACCCCCACGATTCCCTGGACGACGCCGAACTGGTCCGCCGCGCGGCGCGCGACGAGCGGGCCTTCGAGGCGCTCGTGAGGCGCCACGCCCCGGCGGTGCACCGGCTGGCCGCCAGCACGGTCGGTCCCGGCGCGGCCGACGACGTGGTGCAGGAGGTGTTCATCGCCGCGCACCGGGGCCTGAAGACCTTCCGGGGCGAGGCGCAGTTCTCGACTTGGCTGCACCGCGTGACCCTGAACGCCTGCGCCCACGCCCTGCGCCGCCGCACGGCCCTGCCGCTCGACGGCCTGCCCGAACCCGCCGCCCCCCACAGCCCCGCACGCGCGGGCGAGCAGGCGCAGGTGCGCGAGCGGCTGGCGCAGGCGCTCGCCACCCTGTCCCCCGAGCAGCGCGAGGCCCTGACCCTGCGCGAGATCGCGGGCCTGGACTACGCCGAGATCTCGGCGGTGACGGGCGCGGAACTCGGCACCGTCAAAAGCCGCATCGCCCGGGGCCGCGCCGCCCTGCGGGCGTGGCTCACGCGGGCCGGCGTGCGCGCCGACGACTGA